tcacacctctgtggacctgggttcaaatcctggtttgcgGTGCTTAATAAACTTAccaaacttttcccacttgaaggtacaataaagcactacgtatgatctgggagtgaaaagagacaaaacaacagatACTACTTCTTAATGTTGGAGAGTGGTGGACCAGTGCCTAAGTTTATCAGTCTCCAacctctttggtcctgggttcaaatcctggtgctTACAAAGATTTTCCctctattattcaggtaaatgaaaagaTAGCAGTACAAGTTCTACTGCTTTTTCTTGCAGGGTGGtagcccagtggataagtcaacAGTCTCCAATATCtatggacctgggttcaaatcctggtgcATGCAAAgcttttcccactattattctggtaaatgaaagagataaagtacaagtactactgctttctcttatAGGGTGGTggaccagtggataagtcatcagtctcccacatctgtgtacctgggttcaaatcatagttcatgcaaagattttcccactatttttcaggtaaaagaacaagtactaagtacaagtactactgctttctcccacagggtggtggcccagtggataagtcgtcagtcttccacatctgtggaccttggttcaaatccaagtgcaagccaagattttcccaatattattcagttaaaagaataagtattaatgtctaagtgtctaactaaataaTTCTTCAgcggtggatgaagcattttgtcaaaaaaatgactaagtgtttcacccaatttccttggataaaacgtttcaacacccatgtataagtggggcacgagttggtgtagtgggttgcacactcgcctttgcacggagagaacgtgagttcgcttcccggtgtcggcggttcactgaccaagcaagcggtcgagggtcggccgaaggccgacccgagaacgccttgtgcacagacaggtccttcaactgtcttccgaactgccgaaggcagttcggaatataaccttttgctgaaaagtatgactaagtgtttaatataaattaaaaagtttttttcttttttttttcccttcttcttattccattgaccatttcttctttccaagtattttcagccaaatgacggcagcgagaatcgaacccaggtctcccacacgggagtccagtgatgtaacctctgcgccaaccaagtgactacacttttctttgtaatcatttgagtatttttagaagaagtccacagaaacaactaagtgaaaaagtgtccgaaccgggaatcgaacccaggtctcccagacgggagtcaagtgatctaacctctgcgctaaccaagtggctacacttttctttgtaatcatttcagtgccttgagaagaagtccacagaaacaactaagtgtaAAAGTGTCCGaaacgggaatcgaacccaggtctcccagacgggagtccggtgaactaacctctgcaccaccaagGAGCCACACTttcctctgtaatcatttgagtctcttgacaagaagtccacagaaacaactaagtgaaaaagtgtcccaaccaggattttaacccaggtctCCCCAACGAGAATACGGCGaccaaacctctgcgccaccaagtggttaCACTTTCCTCTCTCATCATTTGAAGGTGTTGagtacaaatacacagaaacaactaagggaaaatgtttccaaacCGTGATTCGAACCCCAGTCCCCCAGGTGGGAGTCAAGTGAGTTAACCTCTGCTCCACAAATTGAGAACAAGTACTTTGTTAGAGATTCCTCTGGTTCTGACAGGCTCTGTAACATAGAAAGTCTAATAGGAAACCAACTTATACTTTTGccacatttatttctttatgtgtatttctctttttttgtacaCAGAAAGTAACATGCGTATGCTGTGCTATTGCCCCTTTTACACACAATATATGATCCCATTGTGATTTATTGGGGGAAGCAACATCAAATGCCCacaatagggaaaaaaaaatcagatccaACATTATCTTGCTCACACCATTGACTTTTACAAATGGGTGCTTTGAAATCCattcagaataaaaacaaagaagggaCAGGacatttaactctttcactgccacTGCAGGCATTAGACATCTAATTTTTTGCGGCTTAGTGATTGTGCAGCAATAACTTTTGGTCTCAGTTTTGCTGTCAATATCTTGGTTGGTGAATGATCACTGCCAGTTTtactaattgaaatgaattggacatctatcatcattAATAGCAGCCAATGCATTCAGAATAGAAACACATGGGCTGGCACATATCAACACTCATTCGTTCAACTAGAGAATATTTGGCGCTCTCATTTGTCATGGATTGGACGGCTATCACTTTCAATGTCTACTAGTGAATGACTTACGCTCCGTATTCCAATCCGTGAACGATCACTGCCAGTCCTCCCAATCTCACCAGATTGGAATTTCACCATTGTCGATGACTGTCAATGAAGAGTACAACAATGCAGTTAGGCCACTCTTGCAACTCTTTGGATTATGGCGCATTACTTGTGAATCAATGGTGAGCCCAATAAGTAAAAGTCACTGCTCCCCGATCAAGCCACTGTTGTTCTCCAATCAAATGAAACAGAAATGACTAAAAGAGCATAACTACAACATCTATGGCAATGGTCCATTCAATACATCGGTAGACTGACTTGACAAACGTATTGATTGGGAGTTGAGGGAGCTTCCGTTGGATTGGCATGCAGATGCAAGGAACTCTACGACTTGACATCCTGCTCCTTCTTTTTCTGGAATTTCCTGAACTGCGACTGGATGGCCACAGCCGCCTTCTCGGTCTGCGGGCTGTCCATGTCGATGTCAAAGTCCCCCGGGACGCTGTTTTTCTTCTCATCTGCTGAGAAACCAGGAAGGATCGTCAGCCCGCGTCATTgctattattcatttttcatatccGGGGTTTCATTTCACTAGCCCGATGGATGTGGGCTCGCTTAAGAACCAGCAGCTTCCACAGTATATACTCTGTGACATTTGATTCCTGTTAGCATTCAGGAAGTGGGGGAGTTGTGTCATGTGTGACATTTAACTAGGGGACAATACTCAAGATCACATGTGGTCCCAGATGTCAGTCTCACTGTGCCATAAGATATTAGTCTTTCCTAATTTGAGGGAAATGACCACCTCCAATCACAACAATTGCAAGTGCAACTTTGACTAAATTCATCATAGAATGATTAagaagaacttttttttgtgttgctctCTTTCCAATCAGGATTTGAGATTTTGGAATCTATTCAATATCCTGATTGGAAAAGTCAGCCATTGCACCATGCATCAATAACTGGAGTTAAAATGAGTGTTTAAAGTCCCATATAAGATTTATTATATGATAGAAATAAGTCCCTTAGTGTGTTGTGCTGATGCCTGAATGAACCAAATTTCCATAGTGCATCATGGGAATAAAGCATTCCCACAAGAGGATTGTGAAAGGTCACATTCAAAGTGGCTTCCTGGAGTGGAGTATAAATGTGCAGGCAGTGAATGCGAAAGGCCACATGTTGCTGAGAAAGAATACTGAGGATGTCAATCAAATTTTTTCAGTTCAATCTCTTCATTCTTCCGTACAATCGAAATGTCTgaggttatttattttttgcatttgcttTATCTTGCAGGAAAACcttattgttttttaactttatcagatgatcaaaaaaatgttcaatatagTTGTCCTTTTTTCTTGGGTCATCTTTATTTCCTCAATTCCCTTCTGTGTTTAATCTGACGGGCTTGGTCTCGTTTTTGGGCCAACATTTTCAAACCAAAACATGCTCCCACTCAGAGCTATTAGGTTTCCATCTAAAATATTCCTATTTTATGGTTACACTGGCTCATGGAGTCAAATGAATGCAATTGATGCCACTTTCAGCTTCCCTTAAAACTGGCTTCCATCATTTGTATGGCAAACGTATCTGTGTGAACAAGGACTGGCAGAATATGTGTTATCAGCACCCCAGGAGAAGAGAGAAGCTAACACATGTTCCCAGCATTAACCTCTGGGTGCGCTGAagtcatttaaactgggaatagGTTGCTATTAACCTACTACAGCCTTTGTGTGATGAGAAGATTGACTGCGAGGGGTTTTTACACTCTTTGATATGTTACAATTCCTGTGTGTATTTTATCATATGCTGTCAGCAATGAGGGAAAGAAAGatctaatgttgtttttattgaatatCAAAACGTGCCAGGAGAAATGATTGCATCAAAAGTGTTGGGTTTCTTCTTTTATCATGCATATTTCTAATTTTGCAGAGTGGAACATTTTGATTTGGTGCCATTTAGGAATTTCAAAAGATGTCGCCAAACAGTAGAAGCCAAATTATTCTGTTTATACACCCAAGGGATTTGAATTATACTACATTAAAAGGGCAACAGTACGAGATGGCCCAGTTTGAAAAATAGGTCTTCCAGTGGATTAAATCCACATCTATTTTGCTTTGGAAGAGTTAATTTGAGGTATATTGTTAAAAACTATGTATACCGTattatactttatatttaaacaagtgaaacaaagttttaaaaagtacaatCAAGATAGCTCAATTGATCACATTGTGTTATCactaacaaattaaaatgatccagatatatacatatatattgctccccaaaaatacataaataatatgttttaagctatatatttctatttacactagtgaaacaaactttgcagaACAAAGCGAGcttaaaatgtcaagaaaatgaCACTCATGAGCGTTCAATTCATCACATTGAGGTATTTATCAGAGTGAAAATTAggaaaaatatcataaaaattGTGCTACGTGCTCATTACTGATGGaatgttacaatgaaaactCACCCAGGTCAGATGACGGTTTGCTGTTTCCACTTATGGCTCCGGAGATTTGTTTCTGGAAGACAAAAAAGTAATTCAAACACTGTCAAatgaaaagcttttaaatgttctTCCGtaccattttattttaacatgaaTATTGTCTTGATTGTCTGGCATCCATCAAGGCATTGTACCCTCAAAAATGTTCCTCAATTTGCTATTTTAATGATTGTGGACTTGGACCAGTGACATTGATCTATGAAGCATATTTGGTCAGTAAATAGGCACTGTCTCCTCTAAGAGCTCCCAGTTATTTTCCCCTGAGCATGTTATAAAATGCGTTcaggttaaataaaaaatgcaccCACTTCCAAAATCAAAGCTGCTCCAGCATCTGGGAAGCTGCAGCTGCCTCATTCAGATTCAATTTGTTCACTCTCAAAGCACACATAGGACTCATTTCCAAGCCCTGACTTTACCAAGTAGTATCTCTCCTCGCCAAGATGAATGTGTTATCAATTCAAGAGTCGGTCGGGAATGATTTGATTTAGCTGGCACACTATTTGATTTGTTTCAGGCCGAAAGCATCGCTCTCTCACCCAGTTCGGCCTGAATTATTAATCCGAGGCCACCACTACTGAATTTGAAGCAGCCGAGCATGATTGAGGTAAATAAAGGAAAATTTCTGTAAGACCTCACAGTTCAAATTGGATGGACGTCCAATGCAGCAAAATGAGAAACTTCAACTTGCTCACACACAACCATGTGTGACattgaattacaaaaaaaaaaaaaaacatcaataaaaagTGCATACCTGTTAAGGTATTTTGCTCTATTTTGTCTTGcttccatgtttgtttttcctttggtTTTACATTAACTTATCAATTTTTAGAAATATCTTTCTTTACTTAAAACTTGAAAGTATCACATAAAGATCACTAAGAGACAACCATTTTTTGTCcatatgttggatttttttttttaaatcccccgAAATTAGTATATTTCAATTGCTATATTTGTAATTGAATGAGGTCAAATGGTTATTTGAGTCTGCCAGAGAAATGGATACCTAATGATTGTGTACCACCCTACATTTGTCAAACTttattctaatgtggaataatgTGGAATTGTATTTATTCTTGAGATTTCAACTTCCTGAGTGCAAGCCAGTGCGTGAATGAATCAGTGAGGGAATGAGTGAGTGAAATGAGCGAGTGAGCAGACGGTGGAGTGGGAGACTATTTTTGGTTCTCCTGGTAGTTGATGCTCCCCAGAGAGATGCTATGTTGCACTCATGATCTATTAACATTTAACTAGGAGAGAAAAAAGTGGGTCAGTGACAGCTCATCCTGGCACCATTACAAGCCTTCAACAGCCTTTCCACCAGCAGACTGGAAACAAAGATGACAGCATAAGCAAGTGTCAGTCTCAGATGCCTCACGTTCACGTTGGGCTGACTGAACAAGTACATGAAAAACTCCATTTGTTTACCTCGTATTGGTTTCATCATCAAATTTATAGTAGTCCCAGAATAGCATTTACAAAGGCAACAGTACAGTCAGTCCAAGaactttaaaaattaacaatACTTTGAAGGTCTAATGGCTGCCTCGCTTCTGTCAGTCTGCCCCAAGAAAGCTGTTGCTATAGTTAGTAGCACCACCTTGTGTGGAGTCACTGAATAATGCAACATTAGGCATTTTTTGAGTGTCCTGCAAAGTGTTACATAATATAATTACTCTTTGTTATTGCTATTGCACAAGTCTGAGTCTGCTCCatggaaaaatgtttgttttatatgCATGGACCACTTGCTCATGTTTAAATATCCTAAAATGGTGGCGGACTCAacaaacaaatgacattttaggtGGATTACAGATTATTTCTTTGTTGTTTGAAGTCAGATTAAGGTCGGTCGACGGAACAAATCCCACAGAATCGTAGATTAAAAGATGTTCtcatttcaaaaaacaaatacaaaaaaaatgactatacaAGCACACGTTGAAAATTTCAAATACTACATCTTTATAACCGTGTGCCACTCTGTATTTCTTAAGTGGTCTCTTTAGTTTCAGACCACTCAGATTTTAATCAATGTTTAGTCAGCAAAATAGAGTGTGAAAGGAAAATGGATCCAGTGACACTTTTCCCAATCTCATTGGATTGTCCTCTTTACCTTGATCAGCAACTTCTAACAATCTTATCTGGTTAATTTAATATATAGGGCTCAGGTCTACTTTGGATGATGAAACAAGCTCTCATCGTAATTAAACTAAGTGGAAGAAAAGATCGCAACGGCCCCTAAGATGCTGATGTGTTGATTGAAAGGTGACATAGgccttaaaataaatattttcaaaatcacTCTCCAGGTGAGACAAcccagatgaaaaaaaacatcacattcaGCGACTATCAATTAGATTAATCCAGATTGCTTTGTTGAATAAAGACCTGCTCTTTACTTTGTTTGCTTAGTCTTGTCTGTTACAGTAGAAATGTGTATCCACCCACACTTGTTGTCAGCCTTACATAGAAGGAAGCACACAATAGCCTGTGATGGCTAACTTAAGTG
This portion of the Stigmatopora nigra isolate UIUO_SnigA chromosome 19, RoL_Snig_1.1, whole genome shotgun sequence genome encodes:
- the pcp4a gene encoding calmodulin regulator protein PCP4a isoform X2; this translates as MSEKQISGAISGNSKPSSDLDEKKNSVPGDFDIDMDSPQTEKAAVAIQSQFRKFQKKKEQDVKS
- the pcp4a gene encoding calmodulin regulator protein PCP4a isoform X1; the encoded protein is MSEKQISGAISGNSKPSSDLADEKKNSVPGDFDIDMDSPQTEKAAVAIQSQFRKFQKKKEQDVKS